The Actinosynnema mirum DSM 43827 genomic interval GTTCGCCGTCGACCAGGCGCTGCTCGACGAGTTCAAGTCCGACACCGGCATCACGATCAAGCCGCTGGCCAGCGGCGACGCCGGGGAGCTGACCAACAAGCTGGTCCTCACCAAGGCCAACCCCATCGGCGACGTCGCGTTCGGCGTCGACTCGACGTTCGCCTCCCGCGCCCTCAAGGAGAGCGTCTTCGCCGAGTACACCTCGCCGGAGGGCGACAAGGGCGCGCAGCGCTACCAGCTCGAACCCGCGAACCGCCTGCACGCCGTCGACGTCGGCGACGTCTGCCTCAACGTCGACGTCGCCGCCCTCAAGGACGTCGGCGAACCGCAGAAGCTCTCCGACCTGGCCGACCCGAAGTACCGCGACATGCTCGTCGTCGAGGACCCGGCCACCTCCTCGCCCGGCCTGGCGTTCCTGCTGAACACCATCGCCACCTTCGGCGAGGAGAACTGGACCAACTACTGGGGCCAGCTCAAGGCCAACGGCGTCAAGGTCGTCAGCGGCTGGGAGGAGGCCTACAACCAGGACTTCTCCGGCTCCGCGGGCAAGGGCCCGCGCCCGATCGTGGTCTCCTACGCCTCCTCGCCCTCGGCGGAGATCGGCGACGACGGCGCGCCGCG includes:
- a CDS encoding thiamine ABC transporter substrate-binding protein, translating into MLRRALSAAPLVVLLAACSVAGNQPAAPGERVVTLVTHDSFAVDQALLDEFKSDTGITIKPLASGDAGELTNKLVLTKANPIGDVAFGVDSTFASRALKESVFAEYTSPEGDKGAQRYQLEPANRLHAVDVGDVCLNVDVAALKDVGEPQKLSDLADPKYRDMLVVEDPATSSPGLAFLLNTIATFGEENWTNYWGQLKANGVKVVSGWEEAYNQDFSGSAGKGPRPIVVSYASSPSAEIGDDGAPRTKALLDTCYRQVEYAGVLENAKNPEDAKKVLDFLLGADFQAQVPEQMYVYPSREDIPLPEAWAKAAPLPANSRTLPADQVDAGREQWVQQWRTLVQG